The following coding sequences are from one Petroclostridium xylanilyticum window:
- a CDS encoding glycoside hydrolase family 31 protein: MGFWETQENVRVQCTGKIDKFYREGNTLLFYSEKAVQRVKVLSSNCIRITFSSKKTFLDIPSFAVVNEPIEESFSVQEKDEAIFIRTKEITASIDKQNGRIIISDSKGNIISEDIDYGFSWTKDTVKCKKKMSSSDHFYGLGEKTGYLDKKGRKYVMWNTDEPTHTPTKDPLYKTIPLLITFNGHYASGIFVDKTCKLWFDLGEENNEYFTFEAEDFEMDYYFIYGPGIKRVISTYCDLTGKMSLPPMWALGYQQCRFSYYPEEMVKSLADSFRQKDIPCDVIYLDIDYMNKYRVFTWNSNRFPDPEKMLKELREKGFKVVTIVDPGVKKDAEYDVYVEGVKKDLFCKQVTGEIYHGKVWPGVAAFPDFSKEETRQWWGEKHQELLGKGVAGIWNDMNEPSDFSIESQDRTLCTVPNDVIMDNDGHPRTFAKYHNSYGFNMCRGTYEGFKKIKPNERPFMVTRSAYAGIQRYSSVWTGDNHSWWEHLAASMPMHMNIGLSGVPFVGGDVGGFQDNATPELFARWMQLGAFTPFFRAHSCIDTKPHEPWEFGEEVEDICRKYIKLRYKLLPYNYNEFYKASQTGLPIMRPLVLEYADDEDVHNLCDQFLYGESIMIAPVYRPSTDKRCVYLPEGGWYDYWTDKVYEGKQYILVDAPLDTLPIFIKCGSIIPMAPEMNYVGEKVVDVLTLEIYPDKETTYSLYEDDGLSNRYKEGEYRITNFELMVNQDGLSFNITPVHKGYDVKREKYVLNFHDINKEPVKIQCTDEFSYYYDVHKRILSITLKDAKTQQVITVNY; encoded by the coding sequence ATGGGATTTTGGGAGACTCAAGAAAATGTGAGAGTTCAATGCACCGGTAAGATAGACAAGTTTTATCGTGAAGGAAATACGCTATTATTTTATAGCGAAAAGGCGGTACAGAGAGTAAAAGTACTTTCATCTAACTGTATCAGAATTACTTTTAGCTCCAAAAAAACTTTCTTAGATATCCCATCCTTTGCTGTAGTCAATGAACCTATAGAAGAGAGTTTCTCCGTCCAGGAAAAGGATGAGGCAATATTTATACGTACAAAGGAAATCACCGCAAGTATTGATAAACAAAATGGAAGAATTATTATATCCGATTCAAAAGGAAACATCATATCTGAAGATATTGACTACGGGTTTAGCTGGACAAAGGATACCGTAAAATGTAAAAAGAAAATGAGCAGCAGTGATCATTTCTATGGACTGGGTGAAAAAACGGGATACCTGGATAAAAAAGGCAGAAAATATGTGATGTGGAATACCGATGAACCTACACATACTCCTACAAAAGACCCTTTGTATAAGACAATTCCGCTGCTGATTACATTTAACGGACATTATGCGTCGGGGATATTTGTGGATAAGACGTGTAAGTTGTGGTTTGACCTGGGAGAAGAAAATAATGAATATTTTACTTTTGAAGCAGAAGATTTTGAGATGGATTACTACTTTATCTATGGTCCGGGTATAAAAAGGGTCATAAGCACGTATTGTGACCTCACAGGCAAAATGAGTTTACCACCCATGTGGGCACTGGGATACCAGCAATGCCGTTTTAGCTATTATCCCGAAGAGATGGTCAAAAGTTTGGCAGATTCCTTTAGGCAGAAGGATATTCCCTGTGATGTAATTTATCTGGATATTGACTATATGAATAAGTATCGTGTATTTACATGGAACAGCAATCGCTTTCCAGATCCCGAGAAGATGTTAAAGGAACTGAGGGAAAAAGGGTTTAAAGTGGTTACAATTGTTGACCCCGGTGTTAAAAAGGATGCTGAATATGATGTATATGTCGAAGGAGTAAAAAAAGATTTATTCTGTAAGCAGGTTACAGGAGAAATCTATCACGGTAAGGTATGGCCGGGGGTTGCTGCTTTTCCTGATTTCTCAAAAGAGGAGACACGCCAATGGTGGGGAGAAAAACATCAGGAATTATTGGGTAAAGGAGTTGCGGGTATCTGGAATGATATGAATGAACCCAGCGATTTTTCAATAGAATCCCAAGATAGGACGCTTTGTACCGTTCCAAATGATGTAATCATGGATAATGATGGACACCCAAGAACTTTTGCCAAGTACCATAATAGCTATGGATTTAATATGTGCAGAGGCACTTATGAAGGATTTAAGAAGATAAAGCCGAATGAAAGACCTTTTATGGTGACCAGGTCAGCCTATGCAGGCATCCAGCGGTATTCTTCTGTTTGGACAGGAGATAATCACAGTTGGTGGGAGCATCTGGCAGCATCCATGCCTATGCATATGAATATCGGTCTTTCCGGGGTGCCCTTTGTTGGAGGAGATGTAGGAGGATTTCAAGATAATGCTACTCCCGAATTGTTTGCCCGATGGATGCAGCTTGGGGCATTCACTCCCTTTTTTAGAGCACATTCATGTATAGATACAAAGCCTCATGAACCATGGGAATTTGGAGAAGAAGTAGAGGATATCTGTAGAAAATATATCAAGTTAAGATATAAACTGCTTCCCTACAATTATAACGAATTTTACAAAGCCAGTCAAACCGGGCTGCCCATCATGAGACCTCTGGTACTTGAATATGCAGATGATGAAGATGTGCATAACTTATGTGACCAGTTCCTGTACGGAGAAAGCATCATGATTGCCCCTGTATATCGACCATCAACAGATAAGAGATGCGTATATCTTCCTGAGGGGGGTTGGTATGACTACTGGACAGATAAGGTATATGAAGGAAAACAATATATATTGGTAGATGCACCGCTGGATACGCTGCCAATCTTTATCAAGTGTGGCTCCATTATTCCTATGGCTCCAGAAATGAATTATGTGGGCGAGAAGGTAGTGGATGTTTTAACACTGGAAATTTATCCTGACAAAGAAACCACATATTCACTGTATGAGGATGATGGACTAAGCAACAGGTATAAAGAGGGTGAATATCGTATTACGAATTTTGAACTGATGGTGAATCAGGATGGACTCTCTTTTAACATTACTCCAGTGCACAAAGGCTATGACGTCAAAAGGGAAAAATATGTGTTGAATTTTCATGATATAAATAAAGAGCCGGTAAAGATACAATGCACAGATGAATTTTCTTATTACTATGATGTGCACAAAAGGATATTAAGTATAACTTTAAAAGATGCAAAAACACAGCAGGTTATTACAGTTAATTACTAA
- a CDS encoding DUF951 domain-containing protein, whose protein sequence is MPMKLNVGDVVELKKQHPCGSKQWEILRAGMDFRIKCLGCGHQVMIPRPKFEKSIKKIIKMAQPSS, encoded by the coding sequence ATGCCGATGAAATTAAATGTTGGAGATGTAGTGGAATTGAAAAAGCAGCACCCATGTGGAAGTAAACAATGGGAGATTTTGCGGGCAGGAATGGATTTCCGGATTAAGTGTCTTGGATGCGGACATCAGGTAATGATTCCACGTCCTAAATTTGAAAAAAGCATAAAAAAAATAATAAAAATGGCACAACCTTCATCCTAA
- a CDS encoding LacI family DNA-binding transcriptional regulator: MSVTIKDIAKIAGVSHSTVSRSLNDSPLISTETKQRIQQIAKELGFEFNANARGLSIRKTGTIGLIYPEAFEDFNVNLFFSPLHNHIRRTLEREALDLIVGFPKNRFTGESNIQKLINRKKVDGLIIVHSKVDYYDLNYIKSSRIPFVFLHQKPAHIDDEVDFFCTDHFKGGYLATDHLLKLGCRNIICLSADGEEFEMRTEGYKAALNDAAIPFNDSLVLKGDCSFDSGYKAIKQTSGILKKIDGIFAQSDLMALGAIQALQQLNIKVPQDIAVVGYDDIELGTYFSPKLTTVHQPREEIATLACERLIELLSDKAKKRKAKKIIQPTLVIRESCGYGQ, from the coding sequence ATGTCAGTTACCATTAAAGATATTGCCAAGATAGCAGGGGTAAGCCATTCAACGGTATCCCGCAGCTTGAATGACAGTCCGTTGATTTCAACAGAAACCAAGCAGAGGATACAGCAAATAGCAAAAGAGTTAGGGTTTGAATTTAATGCCAACGCACGGGGACTGAGTATCAGAAAAACGGGAACGATAGGTTTGATTTATCCTGAAGCTTTTGAGGACTTTAACGTTAATCTATTTTTTAGTCCACTGCATAACCATATCCGGAGGACACTAGAAAGAGAAGCTCTGGATCTTATCGTCGGATTCCCTAAGAACAGGTTTACCGGTGAAAGTAATATCCAGAAACTCATTAACCGAAAAAAGGTTGATGGGCTCATTATTGTGCATTCCAAAGTAGACTATTATGACTTGAACTATATAAAAAGTTCAAGAATTCCCTTCGTGTTTTTACATCAAAAACCTGCGCATATTGATGATGAAGTGGATTTTTTTTGCACCGACCATTTTAAAGGTGGCTATTTAGCCACAGACCATCTATTGAAGCTAGGATGTCGAAATATAATATGCCTATCTGCCGACGGAGAGGAATTTGAAATGAGAACAGAGGGATATAAAGCCGCACTTAACGATGCTGCTATACCTTTTAATGACAGCCTGGTGTTAAAAGGTGATTGTTCTTTTGATTCCGGATATAAAGCGATAAAACAAACTTCCGGAATATTAAAGAAAATTGACGGCATATTTGCCCAGAGTGACTTAATGGCATTAGGAGCAATACAGGCATTGCAGCAGTTAAATATTAAGGTTCCGCAGGATATAGCAGTTGTGGGATATGACGACATTGAATTGGGGACATATTTCTCACCTAAATTGACCACCGTACACCAACCAAGAGAAGAAATAGCAACACTGGCATGTGAACGCTTGATTGAGCTGCTAAGCGATAAAGCTAAAAAAAGAAAAGCAAAAAAGATTATCCAGCCCACACTGGTGATAAGAGAGTCTTGCGGATATGGACAATAA
- a CDS encoding glycoside hydrolase family 13 protein has protein sequence MERKWWKEAVVYQIYPRSFYDSNGDGIGDLRGIISKLDYIKDLGVDVIWLNPVYKSPNDDNGYDISDYYNIMDEFGTIADWEELLEEMHKRGLKLIMDLVVNHTSDEHSWFIESRSSKDNEKRDYYIWRKGKDGKEPNNWRSCFSPSAWEYDEKTGEYYLHLFSKKQPDLNWENPNVRKEVYDMMTWWLDKGIDGFRMDVINMISKVEGLPDAPRKNNDPYQDGGQYYLNGPRVHEFLQEMNKTVLSKYDIMTVGETPGVTPEEALLYVGDDREELNMVFQFELMDIDAGVDGKWDVVPWKLTDFKRIMTKWQKELHNKGWNSLYLNNHDQPRMVSRFGNDTVYRTESAKMLATMLHTLQGTPYIYQGEEIGMTNVKFDSIDEYKDIETLNYYNETVVKRNADVQKILNAIYIKGRDNARTPMQWNNEKNAGFTTGTPWIKVNPNYKEINVKQAQEDPNSILHYYKKLIQLRKQNLTIVYGNYVQILEEHPEIYSYLRCLDDDRLLVILNFSGEMPVFNLPEEIICKDKELLISNYDVDVKEELKGLKLRPYEARVYRLK, from the coding sequence ATGGAAAGAAAATGGTGGAAAGAAGCAGTGGTATATCAGATTTATCCAAGGAGCTTTTATGATTCCAATGGAGATGGCATAGGAGATTTAAGGGGGATTATCTCAAAGCTTGATTATATAAAGGATTTAGGAGTAGATGTTATATGGCTTAATCCTGTCTATAAGTCGCCTAATGATGACAATGGGTATGATATCTCGGATTACTATAATATTATGGATGAATTTGGAACCATTGCAGACTGGGAAGAATTACTGGAAGAGATGCATAAGAGAGGCTTAAAGCTAATTATGGACCTGGTAGTCAATCATACTTCTGATGAACATTCCTGGTTTATAGAGTCGAGATCATCTAAAGATAATGAAAAAAGAGACTATTATATATGGAGAAAAGGCAAAGATGGAAAAGAACCCAACAATTGGCGGTCATGTTTTTCACCATCAGCCTGGGAATATGATGAAAAAACTGGTGAATACTATTTGCATTTATTCTCCAAAAAACAGCCGGACCTCAACTGGGAGAACCCTAATGTCCGAAAAGAAGTATATGATATGATGACCTGGTGGTTAGATAAGGGTATTGATGGATTCCGAATGGATGTTATCAATATGATTTCCAAAGTAGAAGGATTACCCGATGCTCCTCGGAAAAATAATGATCCGTATCAAGATGGAGGACAATATTATTTAAATGGTCCCAGAGTCCATGAATTTTTACAAGAGATGAATAAAACAGTGCTTTCAAAGTACGATATCATGACGGTTGGAGAAACACCAGGTGTGACACCGGAAGAAGCGTTACTTTACGTTGGTGATGACCGTGAAGAACTTAATATGGTATTTCAATTTGAATTAATGGATATAGATGCTGGAGTAGATGGAAAATGGGATGTTGTTCCCTGGAAGCTGACTGATTTCAAAAGGATCATGACCAAATGGCAAAAAGAATTGCACAATAAAGGCTGGAATAGCCTGTATTTAAATAATCATGATCAGCCAAGAATGGTTTCTCGTTTTGGAAATGATACAGTTTATAGGACAGAATCGGCAAAGATGTTAGCAACGATGTTGCATACATTGCAAGGGACTCCTTATATTTATCAGGGAGAAGAAATTGGAATGACCAATGTTAAATTTGATTCCATTGATGAATATAAGGATATTGAAACATTAAATTACTATAATGAAACTGTGGTTAAAAGAAATGCAGATGTCCAGAAAATTCTGAATGCAATTTATATAAAAGGAAGAGACAATGCAAGGACGCCTATGCAGTGGAACAATGAGAAAAACGCAGGCTTTACAACGGGTACTCCATGGATTAAAGTGAACCCAAATTATAAAGAAATTAATGTAAAGCAGGCGCAGGAGGACCCAAATTCCATACTGCATTATTATAAGAAATTAATTCAATTAAGAAAACAAAATCTTACCATAGTATACGGAAATTATGTGCAAATATTAGAAGAACATCCCGAAATATATTCATATTTAAGATGTTTAGATGATGACAGATTACTTGTAATATTGAACTTTTCTGGTGAAATGCCAGTATTCAATTTGCCTGAAGAAATTATCTGTAAGGATAAAGAACTATTAATTTCAAATTATGATGTCGATGTTAAAGAAGAATTAAAAGGTTTAAAGTTAAGGCCCTATGAAGCAAGGGTTTACCGTTTAAAATAA